In Vespa velutina chromosome 1, iVesVel2.1, whole genome shotgun sequence, the genomic stretch cttcctactccctcttctttctttacttcctGATCGTAGAACCAATTATGTTGTGAGCGAGCGTGCGGAGCCTTCCGAGTAAATTGAAAACTTCGTCTACGTTCCTCCGCTTGTCCGTTCCAGTTGCTGATCATACCATGAGTAAAGTTACTAACAAGAAAGGAAACGCCGCCCAGGATGTTACGTTGGAACTAACCAACCCTTATTCTCTTGCTAATAGAACCCTGAGATTCGGTCAATCTCACTAAGGATCTCCATTCCTGGTTTATTCAAAAATGTATATCAAGCAtagtttgatatttatttttagtataCAGATCAATACCGATAAATAGTAGATATGTCAAATGTGTATCTAAGACTGCATACACATTATCGATCAGTCCCCGGCAACCGGATCGACGAACGACCAAAAAATATAACGACTAAACGAGTCGTCCGTGGATTGCTCGTATGACTCGCTGATTGCTGCAACCAGtgaaatattctaaaataaaatttcttttgtttttaaacaCTGCCAGATAAAGTAGCTGCATGTAGATAGCGAAAAAACTTTTGGGACAACATTGAATTAAATCCACGCGTTCGCATTACAAGCAATTTCTCTACAAAAATTGAGACCAGACATTGGTGAATACAGCCTCCAAGGGGCCAAGACAACTACCTCCACTGTTTATATGTAAATTCGCCACTGAGACCAGACATTATGATACTGACAAATTCGAGTTGTCAAATTTGATCATCTAATTTTGTGATCTTCTGTCGATCTGGTCACCGATGATTGGTCAACAGTGCACATGCAGCCTTAAAATTACTGTTTAAATAAAGCtgagattatatataaatttttgaatatgTAAAATGCATCTCACAAAAAAATAAGCATCCTGTAACTTATAGATCGTAGTATATAGACGCGATAACGTTTGCTAGTTGGTAGAAAGCAATTGCTATTATATCTTGATATATCGCGGAATATCAGTTGCCACAAGAGGTAACGAAAACGAGTAAGATTCTCGTATTTTAGTATCTCTCGTATAAAACCAGAcgatactttttaatttacaacGAAATGTTCATTCGATACTACTCAGCTAGCAAGCATAGGCTAAAGAAGTTAAGCATACTCTCGTCTATACATAAGGGAATtcatcttaaaaataaatatcaaataaaagagTTGAGAATGTTTcactttgtaaataataaaaaaggttACCCTGTTGACGGGAATGACGTCGCTCTatctaaagtaaaaaaagatatagtcTGCGGGCACAAGGTTAGACTACACGATTATCCGACAACCTTGGCAAAAACGTTTTTGTCGGGATAATCGAGTCCTGGCGCCAGGAGGAGATCATCAATTAACACTTTCCTGACAAGTCTGctgttattaacaattttcagACGGTTGAactgcatatatgtatgtacttgcATTCTTCGATTACCGATATAACGATGATTACCATTCTCGTTACGACATTGTTCGACATGTCGACgatattcctctctctccgaTACGAATTAATTCGAACTGGTCGATTCGAAGCAATAGACCAGGGAATCAACGAGATCTTTGTCCGTACGCATATTCAAAGGGTTTCCAATTTCACGCCGACTGAGAGAGACATCTTTATCAGAACGTCAAGTGCATCTGAATACTCGTCGATGAGACGACGGTTGGGTTGATCGGTTAGTAGTAGTCGGCAAGGTGGCTACCGAACAAAAGGTACTGAATATAGCTTATTGCGAACGTCACATCCAGTAAACATGcggaagagagggaaagagagatggaagcaAGAAGCTGACTTTTCGTTATTCTGTTATTCGATATGTCGTAAGTGAAtagggagaagagaaaaggactaACCTACACAGTCTTTACGAGATGCAAATATCGGGCAGTCGGGCAGGCAGTCAAGCGCACCATCGAACAACCACCAAAGGAAGGGCTCACACGCCAGCCCTTTTCATCTTTGGCATATACGATCGCTATAAGCCCTTCAACTGCAACTAAAATATGCTCCTTGAATACAACTTGCCAGTTATCGCTCCGCACCTGCTCTTAATATCATGAACTTgaagtattttattaatctaaatcatcatcttcatttgtacgatgataaaaaatataagatacgAAAGTCTTCCTCTTTGACGAAAGAAGATAATGCAACCCAGACATAATCCGAAACTTTAGAAagtgaaaaaacaaatttagcaaattaaattgagaaatagtagtagaataaaatcaattcaACGAGGAATTAAACACTTATGTAATCGTATAGAAAGAATATCCTTATGCAGTGAGAGGCTTCCTGAGAGAGAACACATTTTCAAGTGCAAGATCATAACAAAAACGCAACGTGTAATAGAATGAAGTGAAAGTAAACTCAAAAGACTAAGGTCACAATGCTCGATAATCCAGCGACGAAAATTTCTCCTGAGTCGAGTTCTATGtgaaaatttaacgaatattCATTTCcaaatttcatagaaatattatcacaTCTACACcactaatttttatttctttttatttttcgtattaacttctataatttcttttagaaCGTAATTACACAAAACAGGTAACTGTTTCTATGATCATCTACCGAGTCTAAATACATACATCCTTTGTCACGAGCTTGCGAGACTGTCTCGGGAACTCGGAACCCTTTATCCGATATGGTATGTTGAACTCTACACAAAAGAAGTTACGTCACTACatcaacaaaataataaagaatcgtTAGAACATGAGATACCTATTCGttgaagtaaaataatttttttgtgatTTCCTAATTTTgttgataaattattgatataaactAAAATCGAAATCCTTTGGAACAGCTATTACCGTGAGGCAATGGGTAATATAATTCTATGCTAtaacaaatgataaattatagcCAAGTTTAACTTGGATGATTCTATGAAACGTAAATTCCTCCTTATTGCATAATAGATTATCGCTTaaacattatctttattgatcTAACGTATGCTACTATCGaacaataatttatcgaataacCATTCGTATGTAGATCTATATGTCATTAGTATGTACATTATAGTTTATACTCCTATTTTAAATGTCTAcaaaaactaatatttaaaacgaCCAAGTCCATAACTCCTTGAACTTGAtaatagaagaaaacaaattatctGGTGTTTCTTCAAGCAGtactaaaatatttcttttatctctctacgAATATTTGCATTCTAACACCTAACAGTTATAATAACTAACTCATTCATCTATTTGAGAAAATATCTTAAAGTAAAGTATATATGCAAGAAGTTTCATATCACATATGCTGACGCGCGTTGGCTGTTAACTGAACAATCTATTTAGTCTTTGAAATCCTGTGTATTTCATTTACGTAAATTTGCAAATGTGTCTTTAAACTATTCAACATTCTTACCTGCTAAGTCTTTtgtgaataaatttattatgaataattttttgtcgACTATCCCGTTACTTCtatttgagaaaataaaagcacGCAcgcaacacacacacacacacacacacacacgtaagTAATAGATATCTTTAAGATATTTCTCCATAtctattaggtggaccggaaagtaatgtcgctttcttgaattaaattcaaacgaataaatttttaacaagtttttatttttaatcacaatcaaatatcgacatgcgcagaaacgacattactttccggtccacctaataaaTAAAGACCAAGAGAAATACTAATAAACTATAACTtggatataaaatggatatataaattggatatataaatgttGATAATACTTACCCTATTTTGGTGATCAACTTCCCATGCACATGGAGATAGGATGTAACAAAACGTTTATTCACCTGTtaacaaaataaacatttttattgtaaattgatatttttattatatatattttttagtgATAATTATATGCAATTGTGctttattaaattacaaaataacgTAAGTAGTatgtaaacaattaataaattaaaataataaaattaataataataattcaatatatttattaacttacCTCAACACTCGTCAATTGTGCTAATTCTTCTAAATCACTTTGTGCCAATCTTGAATCAGTAGTACTAGCTGCCGTAGTTGTACGCCTAACTCTTTTGCCACCTGGATGAATCCATATTTCTCGTCTTAATCCTCCTCCAATGCTATttgctccttctttttctttcatcctggCTCTTtccttccattctctctcttccttgcGTTTACGTTCCGTAGATTCGTACTGTTAAAATTGCATTAATCATAAGTACGTAAGTTTTGTTTCGTTAATTCAAGTTATGAACAATGTGATGCATCTTGTaattgaaagataataaattaggagtagtaaaaaataaatatccttttttttaattagaaatcttAATCTCTCAATTACAAACTTTTAAAAGATACAAATATTGTAACTTCCTAAGTAAAACTTAATAGTCTCACTGTTAACTACTtgtatcttttaattaaataatagctTCCTACGACTAGAAGAAGGATGCATGCCGATATGTTGTGTCGTAGTGCAGCAGCAACTAAAAAAGATACATGAATTGttttgtgaaaaaagaaaagaaaagtgcaTTAGACCATTGCACCTCAAATCTACTACAAGTTTAATTACTCCAGATACTcttacgaatatattttttataatttctttccgaataaatttcttttcgaataaattattattctacaaATGAAAGTTGTCGGTAGTGCATAGAAATATTCGCATAAAAACTGGAAAGTgcacaaaaaaagaagttgtagaatgaaaatatctaCTAAAGCTCTGGCCGTGGTAATGTATGATATTTAGGGACTCACACCAAGTATCGAAATTTACTTACATAATGTAGATACTGGCagcaaaacaaaattaaaatattgacgTTAGTATCATCACAAACAATACGAAACATGTTTTAAATGTCTTATGACCAtaccttttttctattttcatcaAAAAGTGCTAGCAAACTTTCCCTAGCAGAATGAAAAGGATTAGATGCCATAAGCGAtcgcatataataatatactgcGTCCAATTTTCgtttctggaaaaaaaaaatatatataaaattaaatagaagcaaagctataatttttattctatcataTGGTAGAATGTTACATACGGCATAATGTGCCAATAAAGCAAGTTGATTATAAGGTCTTCCATTCTTTGGATTGATTTGTTGTGCTTTTGAATACCacctttaaataaataaattagaaaaaaatcaaacctTGCACTTGTAtatctttcataaatattaaataacatttatatacatactgtCTTGATTTTCCGTAATTTGTAGTTTCATTTGCTTGTTCTCTATACCTTGCTAAATCACccagaaatagaaatattttttgtgcGCTCACTAAAGCTAAACCTAAGATTCCAAGACCTTTAGGTAGCGTGGATGATGCAAGAAATGCTTGTATCTTGAAGTCATACGTATTTTCAAGTactgtaattaaattttccaaGTATATAGTACCCTCGTCAATTATACTTAGCATCGTTTTTTTGTAATACTCTTTGCTTTCTGGGTTCTCTTTGGACATtccttttcttaatatttcaatcatgttataaaacaatattttccaAAAGTGTTGTTCAACATTCTCGGCTTGGCAGAACTTGATATCAGTCTTAAGCAATGTTTGCAAGCTATCCTGAAGAAAGTGTCTTATATAGGACACCCTCTCCCAATTTGTTGTGAAACCACCAGAACTTAACATCCATTGTAATTCTAAGTCTGCTCGGCCTATGTCCAGCAAAAGGCAAGGATTTTTTGTAGATCGGAAACTGTTAATCACACCAAAATATTAtcacataaatattaaaactatttaaaataaaaatatattgattcgTGTTTGCTATAACTTACCTTTCTGAACAAGGATCATACCAAGAAGGTCTCATATTGCCAAATTGATCTGTCGTATATGACGAAGGTACTCCATCTAATGGTGCtccatgaaaattattatgataagaTGCTATACCCGTATGAGATTGAAATACAGGAATACTGGTAGTTTGAGATGACGTTTGATTCTCTCTGagattaaatatgataaatttatgataacaGTCATTTAACCATAGAAATACCGAAATCATAATGTAATTACCTTTGCGAAATAGCTCTACTACCAGGAGAAGTAACAACTATAGGTTTATTGGGATTATTAGGATCAAACAATATTCTTTGCTGTTGAATTCCTTGTCGAGAAACAGTATGGCTAGGTGGCGATTGATTGGTTTCTGGTAAAACTAAAACCCCTGGTGCTTGAATATTTGTATATCCTGTAGGGGATACTTGTCGTATTGTTGTATTTGAATTTGCATTTGATAATGGAGTAGGGATAATGTGAGAAGATACTTTAGGAGTTTGTCTTCCCTCATCCGAATCGCATACAGACATTTTCCGTCCAGTTCTCCAATTTTCATCTAAATGCCGATCTGCTGGTCTAAATCGGGcaaatttaaaaatgcatTGCATACTTTTATGTGTATGTGGACATATGTATAAGGAgaatatagtaaaataattaatattattcaccTTGGTCTATGCAGTTCTTCGTAATGTCGACTGCTACTACGATAATTTCTGTCCTTACTAGATTCACGACTACGTTGAATTATATTACGATGTCTTCTATGATCatatcttttgttattattgctatttttctgattattgttataactgtcattttctctattttgctGATTATTTTGACGATCACGGCTATTTACACGTGTTTTTTCTGAACTATTATTCcttaaagaaaatgtaaaatagttatattattaaaagaatataaacaaaaaataatttactaaaTAATGCAAAGTCAAATAGTAACTATGCATTAGTATCTATTTACTGATCAACTGCAGGTTTCTTATcacgctttttttttcctcgcttgtgactctctctttttgattGAGATCCAGATAAACTTACACTTTCGTGTAAACTTTGTACAGACGAACTACGGCTCAGGTATTGTGcttctaatttttcatttaattcaacTTCTTCACTCCAATCCTGTAAATACATATTGAagtaatttttgtataatataaattatttaaactagATTATCAGCTCAGCTTGATACTTACAAGAGTGCGTTCTGATGCTATATCAGGTAACATACTAAATGATTCACTTTTTGATGGACTTAATATTTGTTGACTACGTTGTTTTTCCATAGATTTACCTTCATTTGAATTGTTTACTCTTTGTctttataagaaaaaggatttaTAATTtagctataataaaataaatctctgTATCCTAATTAATTTGGCTTAAATCTTACGTATTATAAGTACGATGCTGTGAAGAAATTGGAGGCGATGCACTATGATGTTGTTCTTCAGATGAAATCTGACATCTATTTGAACTAGATATAATAGACATTGGTGGTGGCAACATTACACTATCAGCACGACTTAAACTTTCCATGCTTGTATACATAGTACTATTACTACCACGACGATCATAAGAcctattaattgttattattcatatatacatacatacatatatatatatatatatattttttttttttaaatagaagaaatgttataaaatcaTGTTGACATATCAGTATTTTATGGATAATACTTCACCTATTTGTATATTCCTGACTGGGAGTATGAGATCTTGAACTTGGAGCCGAATACTGATCCGGAGTAACAGGTCTAAACACATTAGTTGgaccttctatttcttctggTCTAAGTCTACCTCTACCCCTACTTCGTACAGGTACAGTATTAGACCAACAAGGTTGAGGTGGTAATGGACCAGAAGGTGGCAAGTTTTGCATAGTTTGTGAATGTTGAATTGCAGGTGGATAATAAACTGATGAACCCTATTATGGTATATCATAAAACATAaagtaatactaataattaaaacaaattatctataaaattatctaatgaatatattgagtttatttaaaacattacAGTTGTGCCATTCCAAGACTCCTCAATTGTAGAAGCAAAAGAACTGTTAGGTAGTGCTAAACCATTGtcgatcaaatatttcttttgcaaaCGTGGTGGTAAAGAGTCCAATTTGTTAGAACCACTTTTTTTGCCTGAAGGTGGTTTACCCTGAAATTTTTCAGGATGTCCAGCAGGTTCTACACTACGTGTATCTCGAGTGCGAGAAAAATCATTTGGGTTGTTCGGTGTTACAAAAAGAGGTTCTGAACCCTAATCATAACAAACATTTGGACTACAATTAAGTAAAATCTAATATAGTAATTCTAAGTAATTACAATATAGCAGAGGagcaaattataaatttcctAACCTGTCTAATTTCTCGTGGATTATCTCGTCTATTACCATAATTTTTAGTAGATAATGGAGAATCTGATCTCCAactctcttcattttcattagtATGACGATTCCTGCGATTACCCAAAAATCGTTTGCCATGTTCATCTCTTCCACTGCAACCACCTGAACGATTACGATGTCTATGACCTTTATAACTACGATTGGAATGAGAATCGCAATCTTcactttcctctctttcatgATCACGATCAAACCTAATAATGCAGAAAGaagtttaatgtaaaataaaagggaTAATCTGACATTTTAAAAGCAACAAAAAATGTATCACGCTTAGAATTATACTTAAATTTGTAGGTTTGATTTATATTccattatatatgtagatataaaaaatcaacATAATCCTTTTCTATATACTAATAATTTCCATTAATTACCCTTTTCCTAAACAAATGCTAGCtttatactgataataataaagatcacCTATTTGCTACATCCTGTTCAGCCAATGCTTCCTTCACTTTCTTAGGTACGTACAGTTGCTGTTCTGGTTTcctgctttttcttcttagatCTCCACCATAGTTACTTTTAAAAGAATCTTGTGCTTGATcactattatcatcatttttaagattaatatGCATATCATTCAATTTCTCATTTAGATTTTCTGCATAAGATGATGGTGGACTGTGGTACATTTGACTGCATCTATTGGACTGTGATTGCTTTAAACGATGTTGGACGGATGTTggttttgattttatttgtgaattattttcatgatcGAAGTCATCAGCTGACTTCTCTGATTTCCGAAGTGGACCACTCCCTGGTCTATACAAAGCTTGTGGTGCTCTATTGCACCCTCCACGCATTCCTactgatctttctttttccaatgtGGAACTTTGTATACTATCTGAAAATATACAGTACATTATCAAAATTTACTAAAATATGTACtgatgattattaattttacttgtAAGCAACTAACTTTTAACTATACaatacaaataagaaaatattatttattataatgtaacgttatatatctgtaataattCAGTATTTTATTAGATACATATAGTAAGTAGCAAACAAATTGATTGATACTGTTTAAAAATTTAGTtagaatgattattataatcaaatatattagtTCATAGCATAAACATTCCATTTATTATAGAAGATGAAATGAATTCTTTGTAATTGCATTATCATCTTTAGAATTCATATGCCTATTGTAAAACATTTGTATTTACGTGCAagttttaagataaaaatactgGCGATAggatacaataataatacgatacaTAGTAAGGCCTGTTGACATCCTTGACagtaattagaaattaatatttgaatattgaaaaatcattaCATAATTCACGTAAACTCAAAGCACTTATATAGCAACGAGATATactttacaaataattaaagatattagCGCGTTTTATTTTAGCAGAAATAAATGTTTGTAAACTACTACATATTACAATGCCTTCTGTATTTTTAGGTTAGCTTGTTTGGTTGAGGTTAGCTTTATAGGTTTATCCAGCGGAAATTGCTGAAGACTCACAGGCCCtataactatttatttatgaatttggCTTACAAAATCACCATATAATTTTGGCACAATCCCGTGAAAATGTTATTTCTCTTAAAGTACCTTGTGAAAATCCTCCCCACTTATTGCGTCCTTTGTCGCGATTCGCCATATTGAAGTACAATCGCatctaaatttttatgaaatcaaCGAATGCCAGGTGAAGTCATAGTCATCATTGAATAAGCATAAGGTAGAGACATTTATATTAACCAATTATCAATAGAACTATTTTATCTGATTATGTATTCTGATgcgaataatcgaaaaatatcttttctatttacgaTATGTCATAAAATGATCAACAATACAAATTTCAGCAAAATTAAACTTTGTTGAAATTCACAGAGGTTCTACTCGTTTGAATCAGATCATAttgtatttatcaaaaaaacaaGACTATAAGtttcaaaatcattttattgagTTTTCGATTAAGGCTATCATACAAAATCCTGCAAGAATTTAAGCCATAAACTTaagatgtaaaataaataattcatgagACACAGTCTATCTAAAACGTAAAATTCAACCAATaacaaacgagaaaatatttcctcCCATTTACAAAGATTTAGTATAGAAATGTAATGAAATTTGCCATTCCACCATACAATAAATAAGcttctcttttataatttactaACAATTTTGTATTGAATTACggattttacattaatatgaaatctatttaaatatacatcaCAATCATTTACATTTAACAAGTATTTCATgttgtaaaatatatcatttttaactaAGGTATTGGgttagtattttcttttttttttttttttttttttaattaaactttatttttaaagttatcaaacatattataataatgatcatgatTACTCATTTCTTTAAGTAAATAACGTGAACACATAACCTCACTAGTTTTTgttgtttaatttaaaactAAAGCGCGTACTCTGTGATGACTTGTCATAGGTTGTCCAGAAGACAAAAATTTTTAGACAttacgttttaattttatggACAAATGTAGAAGGGTTACGTTTAATACTCGATCCAAATTGGTCAATTTCCTTATGCTTACATTTTACATCCTTATAGAATTTTGAGTGTAATggtctttattttattaacatattagttcaatattttacaaaacacATTCAAATATTCTTCATTAATCTCCATCGATCTTACAATCGCGATTCGTAGGTTGCATTTTCATACTGTTTTGATGCTTCGGGAATCTATCTAAAATGCTACAACCCGATTGGTCAGCCGACTCGCCAATACCAAGCGAGaggtatttttttaatcaaaaagagaattatCTAGTGATAACGATGAATCGAGAAAGAATGGTTTAATcgtctaaagaaaaaaagtattattataattattgtagttaataaatataatttattttgttaaaaagatttattttcgaacactcttcatatatttgaaatattaaaagtccCCACATTGCATTTATACAAAAGCGCCACCTAAAGAATCGGTAGTGAAATATGATGATCATTCAACAATTCTTGAATATACGATTTATCTATTGAGAATATTGTATCCATCTATTAAATACCATCCGAAAGCATCTGTATTTACAATAAACGAATCGTTAGTGGTTATATGTCGATCAATTATCAATCGAACGAATAATGCTTTTTGTAGATTGTTGTTTCTCATAATGTACTTccatagaagaaaattttaatataatatcaaatatgacgaatcaaatatcaaaataaggagaaattttacaataatatatgaaaatgacCGAAGACGCACGATTCGCTTaccttattaaaataaatgataattatatagaatgaaTCATATAACATGGCTACTTTTATTGATGAAAACATTgactttttaatttcaaattttatctaCCTATTGTAATTAACTAAGaaactattttataaattattgtagaTGTAAGACATTTTCAGTGTATTTGCTTAtataattgcttttttttttcattatttgctCTTCAAATTCATTAATgttgatttagaaaaaaaaaacaataaagaaatattaatatacaattaaaaataagaaacgggATATGGAAGTTCATATGCtacattttcgtttcttttgcttttggatccttttctctatcttttctcgtTGCTTCGGTTTCATTGGATGGTTCCAAATGTCCTTCAAGAAATTTTGCTACGGGATGCTACCAGTCAGCATTCTGTACCCAATATCCTCCATCTGCACCCCTAACTTTCAACCACTATCTCTATCCTCCactttttttaccttcttcAAGGAAAATTttacatctatctatctttgataccattctctttccttcgatttcctttctctttttcactcatGTGTCTTCACGCAATCCTTGATATCGTTTTCGCATATTAGATCACTTTCAGTCTATATGCACACAACTGCACTTTGAAACAAACTTTTCATACTTCGAGACGAAACTCCCCACATATTTTCTTCAGCTGTCATGCTGGTTGCCATGTTGGCTACTACATTGGTTGATTATGTTTGTCTCCATTTTAACGAAtcatgtatataaacatatgcaACAATCTCTTGCGGTACAAGTACAATGTTTCtcgaacaaaaatttatattccagCTCGATAGATAGAACTTCTTTATCAATACCATCTTTAAGCAATAAAAAACATTTGCAATTACCTTCTGTAGCACTTACAAGTTAATCTGAGGACTTAAGTACCTTAAAGTGAGTTAAAAGTCAATCAACTTAAAGAATTCTTTGACaatctaatttaaaattttattctttaaataaataaaaaatcagtTTCTATAACATTTAACTAAAATGATTTAAAGCATGcttcacgaaaaaaaaaaatgtatattgcAATCAGAAGTACATAATCAAACGCATCATTTGCAATACCAAATAGATTACCACagggtaaaaaaaagtaaattcacccattttatttaatatctttatgtGTAACTTATTACAAATGTATGATCTGAAAGCTACCAAAAATCATTATGAGTTTGCATTTATGAATGATCTACTGATCTATGCTAAAAACAACAATCCggtaatgataaaattaccactagaagaaaaaataaactttagaaatatataatagataatttttttaagagtgtacatttaacaaaattttcaacgCACACTCATACGACATaatgaatttcaaaaaatcaaaaaatcatGTTGTAGTCGAAGGTTTGTTGACACAAAGCAAAAAATAGCAGGCTTTTGGA encodes the following:
- the LOC124953915 gene encoding telomerase-binding protein EST1A-like isoform X2, with the translated sequence MRLYFNMANRDKGRNKWGGFSQDSIQSSTLEKERSVGMRGGCNRAPQALYRPGSGPLRKSEKSADDFDHENNSQIKSKPTSVQHRLKQSQSNRCSQMYHSPPSSYAENLNEKLNDMHINLKNDDNSDQAQDSFKSNYGGDLRRKSRKPEQQLYVPKKVKEALAEQDVANRFDRDHEREESEDCDSHSNRSYKGHRHRNRSGGCSGRDEHGKRFLGNRRNRHTNENEESWRSDSPLSTKNYGNRRDNPREIRQGSEPLFVTPNNPNDFSRTRDTRSVEPAGHPEKFQGKPPSGKKSGSNKLDSLPPRLQKKYLIDNGLALPNSSFASTIEESWNGTTGSSVYYPPAIQHSQTMQNLPPSGPLPPQPCWSNTVPVRSRGRGRLRPEEIEGPTNVFRPVTPDQYSAPSSRSHTPSQEYTNRSYDRRGSNSTMYTSMESLSRADSVMLPPPMSIISSSNRCQISSEEQHHSASPPISSQHRTYNTQRVNNSNEGKSMEKQRSQQILSPSKSESFSMLPDIASERTLDWSEEVELNEKLEAQYLSRSSSVQSLHESVSLSGSQSKRESHKRGKKKRDKKPAVDQNNSSEKTRVNSRDRQNNQQNRENDSYNNNQKNSNNNKRYDHRRHRNIIQRSRESSKDRNYRSSSRHYEELHRPRPADRHLDENWRTGRKMSVCDSDEGRQTPKVSSHIIPTPLSNANSNTTIRQVSPTGYTNIQAPGVLVLPETNQSPPSHTVSRQGIQQQRILFDPNNPNKPIVVTSPGSRAISQRENQTSSQTTSIPVFQSHTGIASYHNNFHGAPLDGVPSSYTTDQFGNMRPSWYDPCSESFRSTKNPCLLLDIGRADLELQWMLSSGGFTTNWERVSYIRHFLQDSLQTLLKTDIKFCQAENVEQHFWKILFYNMIEILRKGMSKENPESKEYYKKTMLSIIDEGTIYLENLITVLENTYDFKIQAFLASSTLPKGLGILGLALVSAQKIFLFLGDLARYREQANETTNYGKSRQWYSKAQQINPKNGRPYNQLALLAHYAKRKLDAVYYYMRSLMASNPFHSARESLLALFDENRKKYLHYYESTERKRKEEREWKERARMKEKEGANSIGGGLRREIWIHPGGKRVRRTTTAASTTDSRLAQSDLEELAQLTSVEVNKRFVTSYLHVHGKLITKIGMETFQEAGVQMLKEFRALLQHSPLPLPGTRLLQLLALNMFAIETTQLKDTQMEQGYRSEVQERALIVSLQMFSLILERGVSLLKTQLDSGEEPRLVVGEDMQVLLPAIKIWCDWMLCHSTVWNPPPSCTDYRVGPPGDVWSRLATMANLLDKLNYTRTVLIQAKDAESREDELELVKLPEDTTLAGFTPLMSNPQDPCYVEKTEDMDIAQVCLRISKVLFFGQVFLCGLETPVLKLQKNEIGMSEYVSVVEASSTSSPSSPPEQSDSELFVESYSEDEDGPLSTMKRLPSSNDVFDDNGAPLALGEIRSLIERKEELERKQRKQDRHRQRVQAILKKSSVSVEIEVRPRQLVPDTNCFIDYLPQLQNITKATSGAQPIYTLMVPLVVLNELEGLARGADARDCPPASRATLDPEHVARVAESAKAALAFARSRNPAIRCLTTRGTVLTSSTFTVEEDVDKDKLTRNDDRILATCLSLCRTGNKDYNNPEEGQPRRLRREVVLLTEDRNLRVKALARDVPVREVPDFMEWADLG